gaacgcgacGACGACCACGACAGCGATCagaaccctaaccctaacatCTACAAGCCGTTTCCGGCGCCATATGACCCGCCAACGCTTGAACCCCACGGCCACGGCCGTAACGAGAACCCTAATCCTAACATCCCCAAGCCGCTTGATCCGCCGACTGTACTCCACCTGTCGTTCAACCAGGACCAGGGGTGCTTCGCTGTGGGTACTGACTACGGGTTTCGGATTTTTAACTGCGACCCGTTCCGCGAGATCTTCCGCCGCGACTTCGACGACGGGGGATCTCCGGTGTAGAGATGCTCTTTCGGTGCAACATCCTGGCCCTCGTTGGCGGGGGACCCCACCCTCAGTACCCACCAAGCAAGGTCATGATTTGGGATGACCACCAGGGTCGTTGCATCGGCGAGCTATCTTTTCGCTCTGACGTCCGCTCCGTACGACTACGCCGCGACAGGATCGTCGTCGTACTGGAGCAGAAGGTCTACGTGTACAACTTTGCCGACTTGAAGCTGCTTCACCAAATTGAGACCATCTCGAACCCTAAGGGCCTATGCGCGGTATCCCAACTGGCGGCGTCGCTGGTCCTGGTCTGCCCCGGTTTGCAGAAAGGGCAGGTTCGGGTCGAGCACTATGATTCGAAGAGAACCAAGTTTATCATGGCGCACGACTCGAGGATTGCCTGCTTCGCACTCACGCCGGACGGGCAGTTGCTCGCTACGGCGAGTTCCAAAGGGACTCTGGTCCGGGTTTTCAATAGCATCGATGGAACACTTCTTCAAGAGGTATTTGGTTGTTTATTACAAATCCGAAAGACTGATTCGATTCTATATTTGATGAACCTTTAATTGAGCCACGCCGATGTGAAATTTGGAGCTTATGTGCAATTCATAACTTCATACATATTCGGTGATTGGAAATTCCTATAGGCACTTCCTGTAAATGGAGTGATTGGCTCACTGCAATGCTCTGTAAATGGAGTGATTGGCTCACTGCAATGCTTAGAATGGAAGTATGTTATGCAATGTAAAACGTCGTCGAGTTTAGGGTTACTTGCAAGGGGCACGGTTGAGGGCGAGTGACTAGCGAGAAACCATAGACTTCGATTGAAGTTCCCCATAGGTAGTAATGGATCAATGACCGATTACTTCACATTTTGAATGTCATTTTGTCTTAAATTGTCCATTTGAAATAATGGGTATCGCTGACTTCAtatcttctttcattttataCTTGCATTAAAGAATGTGATGGACTGATTACTGATATTCTGTTCTTGTCAGATCTTGCAAGTAAAGTCAAATTTGTTGTCGATGCCTTTAGGTTTAAGATTCATAAGGCATCAAAATAAATGAGCGGTAGAAGTAACATGATCCTATATGTTGTATTAGAACAATTTTCCTTGATTATGGTAATCATAAACATCAGATGAGCGGCTCCAATATGACTGAGTGGCAATGCAAGAGAAGATACAATTAGGTAAATGCTATTTTTGAGAAGTTAGAAGATGCTTGTGTTGAAGGTGTATGAAGagggaattaattaatttttaaaattgtaatcaTAATAATTACTTACAGATGTTTTTGgtgaaatcaatcaaaatacTGATGAATGGTGCCTTCTTCTATTCCGCTGCAAAATAATAGTGGTTGTCAATTTTCTAACTTTGCTTAATAGTTACTTAACCCTAAGTGACATTTCTTAGTATCAAATCATGTGGTTTTCTAAATTTCTGGACTACTTGTGGCTTGGTAGTTTTGGACTCCTCTTTACTTAATTTGGTCCGTTCTCAATCAACTGCCTAAGCTACACCCATTATGGTATAATGTGCTATGTTaccaatccaaaaaaaaaaaggaataatgtGTTATGTTGGGTTGTCACCTTTgccatgtttatttttgttctacCTTGACGTCTGAGGAGGTTGCTTATCTCCGGTAAAGTCTAAATACAATAATTTCCATCTCAATCCGTTTCATATTCGTTATGATATGTCATTAGGCTGTTCAAAACGTTTTAGATACAGTGTGAAATTATCTTGACATTGCATGTAGGTTAGGAGGGGTGCAGATAGAGCAGAGATCTACAGCTTAGCGTTCTCTTCAACTGCCCAGTGGTTAGCAGTCTCAAGTGACAAGGGAACCGTCCACGTTTTTAACCTTAAGGTTAATCCTGGATCGCCAGGGATTGAGAAGTCACGATATGCATCTGATTCTAATCTTGCAGTTACACAATCAAGCTCATCTCTCTCGTTCATTAAGGGTAtaccacctttttttttatttcgttaattttattgtactttttcttacctataatatatatatatatatatatatattttgttgtcTACAAGTGATGTATTGTTTGGGAATGTTCATgctgatatttaaaaaaaattgtgttggGTGTTTGGAGGAACTAGTGAATTCAACAAAGGGGAACTAAAAAGTGGATATTGTATTTCGTGAATGACATGGGCAATAAAATAGAATGCAATGTAAAAGATATGGgaattctcttctttttatgaTGCATCCAAATATGCTCTTTTGTATACTAGGGGCTAGAATGAAGGTGCTTTGTTTTACAAGGGATTTGTGGTGTACAAGAATTGTCGAAGTATTTCAccctttttttaaatcttctgtgatatttttctttcagatGCTTTATGATGATGACTATTAAACTGAATAGAGGTCAATGGGTTTCATGCTAGGCATATCTGAAATAACTGAAGTTAGTCTCTGGgaatttgtgaaatttattcATAGAGGCTGAAACCCAACTTGATGTTATAAAGCGTGTTACACACTCTTTAGATGAGACTTCTACTTTTGCTTACCCCTTGTTACTTCTGCTAAAGAGCCGATGTATTTGCCCTATAATATTGTACTATCACACTTGAAAGTTCACTACATTTGTGTTGT
This genomic interval from Juglans microcarpa x Juglans regia isolate MS1-56 chromosome 4D, Jm3101_v1.0, whole genome shotgun sequence contains the following:
- the LOC121259321 gene encoding LOW QUALITY PROTEIN: autophagy-related protein 18a-like (The sequence of the model RefSeq protein was modified relative to this genomic sequence to represent the inferred CDS: inserted 1 base in 1 codon) gives rise to the protein MATISTFSSPPWPNSNPNSNSQEEQSIPLDSQNDSAISFRSIEYQSIGSHGLGHERDDDHDSDQNPNPNIYKPFPAPYDPPTLEPHGHGRNENPNPNIPKPLDPPTVLHLSFNQDQGCFAVGTDYGFRIFNCDPFREIFRRDFDDGGXSGVEMLFRCNILALVGGGPHPQYPPSKVMIWDDHQGRCIGELSFRSDVRSVRLRRDRIVVVLEQKVYVYNFADLKLLHQIETISNPKGLCAVSQLAASLVLVCPGLQKGQVRVEHYDSKRTKFIMAHDSRIACFALTPDGQLLATASSKGTLVRVFNSIDGTLLQEVRRGADRAEIYSLAFSSTAQWLAVSSDKGTVHVFNLKVNPGSPGIEKSRYASDSNLAVTQSSSSLSFIKGVLPKYFSSEWSVAQFRLPEGSHCLVAFGHQKNTVVILGMDGSFYRCQFDPATGGEMTQVEYHNFLKPEETF